The following nucleotide sequence is from Anopheles stephensi strain Indian chromosome 3, UCI_ANSTEP_V1.0, whole genome shotgun sequence.
TTCTCGAAGACGTACCAACGCCACTGTAAAAGAGTGTGAAGAGCAATTTTTTGTAAGAATCATCAAATGCAAGAGAACAACGGTTTCCTTCAAACCTTTTCCAGCGCCAAGCTGAATGCCATAAACGGTAGCTTGTCCAGCGCCAAGTTTAGCAGATACTCGATGTTAACAATCGAGTTGCCGTTCGCCACCGTCACCGGACTATTCAGTAGCCCGATCTTCTGCAGATGAGCCGGACCACCAACGCTCAACGTAATAGCGTTGGCGAGAGCTTCGTGAAACGCAGGATTGGGACCCTCGCGATACAGGAATGGCTGACTCGCGTACTGCATGTAGTACTGGATGTGAGTCATCTCGTGGTGCGCCCCGATGAAATCTTCCAACGTCACCTGCGTGCACTGTTTGATGCGAAAGTCCACCTTATTGCAAAAATCCCATGCAGACGCACTGCACTGCTGACCGTCGGGCGATTTCTGAAGCACGGAGTTGCGCCAGAACTCCGGCGCCATCGGGGACAGTCCAATGGAGGTGAAGAATTCTTCCGCCGTTTGAAATATCTTCATCGGAGTGTAACCTTGCCGAACCATCTCCCCCGACACGTCGGGCGTTTCGGGTGGTCCCGGCTTAACGATGTCGATCGTATGGCGCCAATTCTGTGCCCACATGTTACCGAGAAGATGGGCCGGCAGTGGACCGTCGCGTCGGACCACGTGCTCTCCATAGTGACGAATCAGACCCTTCCTTACGAACGTAAACAGCTGCTTGTACAGCGGCTGCAGCTGACCCCAGAGATCATTCACGGTGAAGAAAAAGTCGCCATCCTCGTACACCGATCGCATCTGTTCGCCGGCATCGTGAAACCCGTGCTGTTCCGCTGCCTGGTTCGCTAGGTTCAGATACCGCATGAAGGTGTTCTTCACCGGAGGACCCGTCTTTTCCCGCCACGCTACCCAGTAGTACCGGAGCTCCGGTTCCGATCGGCTCGTCTCCATGATGCGCGTCAAATCGGGACTAATCTTCAGATCACAGTACCCCGTGAAGGCTGACACGTAGTTCGAGCTCGGATATCCACCAGCCGCGGACGAGAAGGCCCCCAAATCGGTAGCCTCCGATGCGGTGCGTCGAAAGGGACACACTTTGGCACCGTTGTAGTTGTCtttcagcagcatcagcacatGCTGCAGTTCCGCATATTTACCATCACCCAGCCCGCAGCGGCCCTGCTGCACAATCCGGCCCAGCTGACGCCGTATGCTGGTGTCGGCGATGCGTGACGAATCGAACGACACTGCTCGGCGCCAACTGATACACTCCAGCTTCGAGGCTAGGTTTTGCTGTTCGCGCATACGACGCTTGTTATATTCGGTGCCGTTGGTCGAGAAGCGCCATTCCGCGTTCGCTACACGGTTACACATTTCCGCTGCTTCACGATCAAACTCACGCAAAAACTGGATCGCCTCCGATAGGTTATCATTGCTCGTCTGGAAAATGCGGAGGGATAGGAATTCTTTATAAACAAAGAT
It contains:
- the LOC118513872 gene encoding angiotensin-converting enzyme-like yields the protein MVRVWFCWTLLGALFVSGQISDLRYTETSNDNLSEAIQFLREFDREAAEMCNRVANAEWRFSTNGTEYNKRRMREQQNLASKLECISWRRAVSFDSSRIADTSIRRQLGRIVQQGRCGLGDGKYAELQHVLMLLKDNYNGAKVCPFRRTASEATDLGAFSSAAGGYPSSNYVSAFTGYCDLKISPDLTRIMETSRSEPELRYYWVAWREKTGPPVKNTFMRYLNLANQAAEQHGFHDAGEQMRSVYEDGDFFFTVNDLWGQLQPLYKQLFTFVRKGLIRHYGEHVVRRDGPLPAHLLGNMWAQNWRHTIDIVKPGPPETPDVSGEMVRQGYTPMKIFQTAEEFFTSIGLSPMAPEFWRNSVLQKSPDGQQCSASAWDFCNKVDFRIKQCTQVTLEDFIGAHHEMTHIQYYMQYASQPFLYREGPNPAFHEALANAITLSVGGPAHLQKIGLLNSPVTVANGNSIVNIEYLLNLALDKLPFMAFSLALEKWRWYVFEKGPVGMNARWWELRLRYQGVIPPTGRGFEHFDAGAKYHVISDQDYIKYFVATVLQFQIYSELCQAAQHYGPLHTCDIYRSREAGRILSDVMQQGASLSSAQLIKLLTRGKTSRLSVDPLLEFFRPLEAWLEAQNRDEQIIGWSSTMEDVALFQPLLGRNTGQAAGKKTPNLALLIPLLGCTVTAISFTY